From Plectropomus leopardus isolate mb unplaced genomic scaffold, YSFRI_Pleo_2.0 unplaced_scaffold2583, whole genome shotgun sequence:
agggacacacagacacagacagggacagacagggacagacagagacacagacacacacagggacacacagacacacacagacacacacagggacacacagggacacacagggacagacagagacacacagggacacacagggacagacagagacacagacagaaaacatttgatgagaataaatagaaaatggaAACTTTCTGCTAAAGTAGAAAACTGTagaacaagtgtgtgtgtgtgtgtgtctgtgtgtgttcagtgtgtgtgtgtgtgtgtgtgtgtgtgtgtgtgttacctctcTGTGGAAGgtgtggttacactgcagctcTCTGGTTCCTCCTGTTCCTCCGTTCAGATCATTGTGACAGATGAGACACACACTGTACGCATCGCTCTGAAACACAAACCCAAATATCAAAACTTTCATCCCAAATATCAAAACTTTCATACCAAATATTAAAACTCTCTTCCCAAATATTAAAACTTTCACACTTTCATTCGATACATTTAAGTTTCATTCTACATATCTAAGCTTCATTTCAAATATTCTGACTTTTGTTCTgtagatttaaatttttattccATATATTCGAAACTCGTCCTGTTACCCACCAGCGACATGACGTTACGTCTCCTGAACTGGCCCCTCTTCTCGGGCCCCGTGACCTCGGGGATTGTGGGTATGAGCGACAGTCTTCGCTCGGAGACGGCGGGGCTGGCGACATCCTGCGGTGACTGCAGGAGGCGGCGGGAGGAGGAGCGCTGCAGCAGGACCCTCGCCGTCACCGGAGCCCGAGTGGACGAGTGGAGACGAGACAGCTGCATGGCCGACAGAGTCGCCtggacacagagaaagacactGGGTTAACTGGGATAACTGAGATAACTGGGATAACTGGGATAACTGGGATAACTGGTCACCACCTACCACCAACCCAGAGATACTTCTACAAGATCCGAAGATACTTTAACAAGACCCAAAGATACTTAAAGACTCAAAAGCACTTTAACAAGACCCTGAAATACTTTTAACAAGACCCCAAGATAGTTAAAGACTCCAAGATAGTTAAACAAGGACCCCAGATACTTCAACAAAGCCATGATATACTTAAAGACCCCAGGATACTTTAACAAGGACCCCAGATACTTTAACAAGACCCATAGATGAAAAAGACCCAGAGATACTTGAAAAGGACCCTGAGATACTTGTACTCTTTGAATATACTAATCAGAATGAGCTTTGGTGGACAGTTCTCGACAACAGAGTGACCGGTTGATCCAAAGATCACGTTCACACTGGCAAAAATAAACGGGTCTCTGAGAGCCTCAGCAGAGCTGATGATTGTCTTTAGCACCAGACTGAGCCGCCCTCCATCGAGTGGTACTCCGGGTACTTATGCTGCTAAATATAGACCCGAACAAGAACAGCTAACAAGACCTGCACAAGTTCCACCGCACTGTTGTTCTTTAACCTCGGGGAGTTTCTGATCAGGACCCAGCTAATTAAATACACTGGAGTGAACTGGTCAGACTGGTTTCCACCACTACCCCTGAAGGGTCAGTGGTTCTACTCCAAACTTAGAGTTCCTCAATTTATCAAGGAAAGTCTCTCTGGATCCACTTTCTTTTGTAAATTACCCAGAGTTCATGGCAggctcagctccctctgcaCCATGACACCTGTACAGTTTAATCCACCTGTTGATCTGACCCGGACTCTAAGGCACCCCTGGATACTTGAACTCCACACGGGGCAGTCGGTCATACCCAACTTGGGATGGATCCCAAGGGGGATGCCAAGGCTGAGGTCACAGGATGAATCCCGTGAGCTCAGCCTTGGCAGTGCTGCCTCTGCACGGCGTCAGTGTGAGGACACATGGAGGTATGAGGACAGTCTCCGATGTTTG
This genomic window contains:
- the si:ch211-207l14.1 gene encoding RING-H2 finger protein ATL33 produces the protein MDRRASLPCPATLSAMQLSRLHSSTRAPVTARVLLQRSSSRRLLQSPQDVASPAVSERRLSLIPTIPEVTGPEKRGQFRRRNVMSLSDAYSVCLICHNDLNGGTGGTRELQCNHTFHRECIEEWLWRKQSCPTCHVQVSVPQPVYWSSTRVKVP